The Methanobacterium sp. genome includes the window GGAGAACTTAATTTTTTACTCCTCCTTACCTCTTCAGTTAAAAATAAGTTATCTAAATGCAATCTTATTATATATGATTACCATTACTAAAAAAGAGAATATAGTTTTAAATCAAATTAAATATTTTCAATCAGAATACTGCAATGGTGTTCCTTATAATATTTTAAAATTAGATTCAAATTTATCTGAAATTGATTTAAGAGATATTCTTGGGAATTTAGAGAATAAAGATCTTATTTCTAAATCTGACGATTATATACTTACAAAAGGAACAGAATCTAAAATTAATGTTGTTGATTCACAGGCAGAAGTATTAAAAGAAGATTTAAACCAAACTGGAAAAAAAGCATTTGAAATAATTAAAAATAAGTCAAAAAATGGGCTTATTTCAAGATATGTTTTAGAGGGAAATCTTCTTTATGGCGATTTGAAACTCAGCAACATTCAAATGTATCATTTGATTATTGAACTTGAAAACAAAGGCCTGATTAAAAAAATACAGATGAAAGATGGTGAATATTATTCTTTGTAACTATATTATGTCTCTATATTATTTAATAAGGATGTATAACCCGTTTTTTGATTTAAAGAGTAGCAATGATTATAAAAATATTTAAATACTTGTTTTAATAAAAGTAATATCTGGTGATTTTATGGTTGAAGAAGAAAAGCAAAAAATTCCTGTGTCTCCTGCAGCATTTATTTATCATACTGAAGATGAATACATCATGGAAATAGAGCTTCCAGGAGTAAATAAAGATGAAATTGATGTTAAAATAACAGAAAATACCTTTTGTGTTCGTGCACCAAGAAAAAACATGGAATATACTGGCTGCTGGGTTTTGGCCCACGAATTCAATGCTGATAAAAGCAGTGCATCCTTTGAAAATGGTCTTTTAACTGTTAGAGTTCCTATTGTAGAATCAAAAGAAAGTAAAAAAGTTCCAGTAGACTAAACCGTCGAACAGTTTCAAAAGCTCTGCTTTTTGATGCATTCGAAAATCAAAGATTTATTTAAAGGAATTAAAATCTAAGTCCAGGAACAGGGATTAAATTCAGAGGGAAGGATGTACATAAAACTATAACTCCAGTTATAAGTGCTCCCGATTTCATTATGGCCCCAAACAGATTAAATATTATTTTTAGCTATGGTCAGGGATTATATCTCATTTTAAGAAGCAATGTTAATATAATACCTGTAATTAAACCAACTGCAACCTCTTTCCAGTCAATTTTCTTTAAATCCATAGTTATAAATTTATGGTTTTTCTATAAATAATTTGAAGCTGATTCATAGAAAAAATCAGGGGTAAAATAATGATACTTATAGTAGGTGGAGCAGGATACATAGGCTCTCATTTAAACAAAGAAATCAGTAAAAAAGGTTATAAAACCGTTGTTTTTGATAATTTAAGTTATGGATATGAAAAATTCGTAAAATGGGGAATTTTCGAGCGGGGAGATCTTGGAGATATTGAAGATATAAGAAGAGTTTTTAAGAAGTACAGAATTGAGGCAGTGATGCATTTTGCTGCTTTCACTTATGTGGGAGAGTCTGTAGAAGACCCTCAAAAATACTACATGAACAACGTTAAAAATACGTTGAACCTCCTTCAGGTGATGCTTGAAGAAAATGTAAAATATTTTGTGTTTTCTTCAACATGTGCAACTTATGGAAATCCTGCCCGAATACCCATAACTGAAAACCATCCTCAAAATCCAATAAATCCATATGGGAAGAGTAAATTAATTGTCGAAGAGATACTGAAAGATTACAGTGATGCTTATGGCTTAAAATATGCTTCTTTGAGGTATTTCAATGCTGCAGGGGCAGATCCAGACTGTGAAATTGGTGAAATGCATGACCCTGAAACTCATCTTATTCCTCTGGTTTTAGATGCGGCTTCCTCCAAAAGAGAGGATATAAAAATTTTTGGGACAGATTACGATACTTCTGATGGTACATGTATCAGGGATTACATCCATGTAACTGATCTGGCTGATGCCCATATTTTAGCCCTTGAATACCTTCAAAAAGGAGGTAAAAGTGACATTTTTAACCTGGGTAATGGTAATGGCTTTTCTGTAAAAGAAGTTATTGAAACAGCTCGGGAAATAACTGGTAAACCGATTAAAGAGGTTGAAGTGGAGAGAAGACCTGGAGATCCCCCAGTTTTAATTGGAAGTTCAAAAAAGGCCATGGAAATACTGAAATGGAAACCAAAGTACCATGATCTTTCCAGGATAATTGAAACTGCATGGAAATGGCATAAGAAGGTGAACAATAGCTAAATTTTTCTAAGAGCCGCCCCTGTAAAACAATATGTAATATAAAACCATTAGTATAATTGCAAAAATTACACCAATAATAATTAAACGTTTATCATTCCCAAAAATGATTGGAATGGGCCCTATCATTATTACTCCACCAATATGTACTTCCTCTGTTTTTGAAGTTGATTGCAGCACCGATCCTATAAATATAATGATTATTCCAATGAATACAGCAATAATTCCTGCTATTATCAGCATACTGGTATTGATGGTATCACCTGAATTTTTGACTTTGAGCCTACCTTTTTTTTAAAATTTGATGCGGCTTTAGAACACTTATTCCAGTATCATCACCAACTACTTCAATTTGAACAACCCAATCAGGATTTTCAGTCTCTAAAGATTGAGGATCCAGAGATTCGTCTAATTTATCAAGGAGTTCATTGGTAACTGCATCAATTAATTCTTCTTTTGATTTTATATGCCTCCTTCCTCTTAAGTCAGCTCTAACTACAAATGAATCGCCAGGCTTCATTTTTTTCCGGGAAATGACCCATGCTTTCTCTAAAATAGTGTCAATGTTTGTTTTTACCACCACATCGATAGGGACAACTTTAGATATAACTGTTGTTGGAGTTTCGCTTAATATTGCCACTGCTTCTTCTGGATCCATTGTTAATTCCACAAGGACCACGTTAGGATACTGAGATTCTTTTATATAGAGAACGGGCTCATAACTTGAAAGAGCAAGCTCTATTTCCTCTATTCCAATTAATTCTTCACCAGTATAAGAATCTTTATGACCTTGAAGGGTTACAAGGAGATTAAAGCTATCTATTGGTTTAATATACACACCCCCAAATTAATATACCAATAAAAATTATATCAATATATATGTAACCCGGAGATATTAAAACTTTGTTATGTTTTACAATATGGGGGCTTTCAGCTTCTGTGCTGGACGCATTCTACAATTTATCTAATTTCTGAAAGAGTACTATGATTTCTATAAGTCATTAGATGAATTTTCAGATTAATACTTAAATCAAAGGGTTAAATACTGTGAAAACATGTATTATAATAAATAATGAAACCAGAATTAGACAAAAACGATGAAAACCGTGACCAAATCCTATAAATATAGAATATATCCGAATAAAGAGCAACAGGATATATTAGAATTTAACATGGGCAGCGCACGCTTTGTTTTCAACCATGTTAAAGTCATGTATGAAGTATATAGAAAACAGGCAGTGGAATATGGTTTAAAACCAGTATATGCAAACAGGAAACTGTTTAATAACATATTAAATGATTTAAAGAAGCATCATCCATTTTTAAAAGAAGCTAACAGCACAGCCCTTCAAAAAGCATATGATAACCTCAATGCCTATAAAATGATGGGTAAAGGAAATGGATGGGTAAAATTCAAATCCCGTAAAAATCCTGTGCAATCATTCAGAACCTTAAACGCTAAAATAGTGGAGGGGAAATTGAAATTACCCAAAATTAAGAGCCTAATCCCTATGAAGTACAGTCGCAAAGTTCGTGGAGACATATTAACTGCAACCATCAGTAGAAACAACTCTAACCAATATTTTGTAAGTTTCAATGTTAAAAACAGTCCTGTTAAACAATTAAAGAAAACTAATCAAGTAGTGGGCATTGATCTTGGATTAAAAAATCTGGCAACATTTAGTAACGGCTTTAAAACAGGTAAAATCCATTTAAAAGAGGTTGACAACAAAATAAGGAGATATAATCAAATCATAAGTAAAAGAGTTAAGAATGGGTGTAATTGGCTGAAAGCGAAAACCAAGCT containing:
- a CDS encoding Hsp20/alpha crystallin family protein, producing MVEEEKQKIPVSPAAFIYHTEDEYIMEIELPGVNKDEIDVKITENTFCVRAPRKNMEYTGCWVLAHEFNADKSSASFENGLLTVRVPIVESKESKKVPVD
- the galE gene encoding UDP-glucose 4-epimerase GalE encodes the protein MILIVGGAGYIGSHLNKEISKKGYKTVVFDNLSYGYEKFVKWGIFERGDLGDIEDIRRVFKKYRIEAVMHFAAFTYVGESVEDPQKYYMNNVKNTLNLLQVMLEENVKYFVFSSTCATYGNPARIPITENHPQNPINPYGKSKLIVEEILKDYSDAYGLKYASLRYFNAAGADPDCEIGEMHDPETHLIPLVLDAASSKREDIKIFGTDYDTSDGTCIRDYIHVTDLADAHILALEYLQKGGKSDIFNLGNGNGFSVKEVIETAREITGKPIKEVEVERRPGDPPVLIGSSKKAMEILKWKPKYHDLSRIIETAWKWHKKVNNS
- a CDS encoding DUF131 domain-containing protein, with product MLIIAGIIAVFIGIIIIFIGSVLQSTSKTEEVHIGGVIMIGPIPIIFGNDKRLIIIGVIFAIILMVLYYILFYRGGS
- a CDS encoding THUMP domain-containing protein, which produces MYIKPIDSFNLLVTLQGHKDSYTGEELIGIEEIELALSSYEPVLYIKESQYPNVVLVELTMDPEEAVAILSETPTTVISKVVPIDVVVKTNIDTILEKAWVISRKKMKPGDSFVVRADLRGRRHIKSKEELIDAVTNELLDKLDESLDPQSLETENPDWVVQIEVVGDDTGISVLKPHQILKKR
- a CDS encoding RNA-guided endonuclease TnpB family protein; amino-acid sequence: MKTVTKSYKYRIYPNKEQQDILEFNMGSARFVFNHVKVMYEVYRKQAVEYGLKPVYANRKLFNNILNDLKKHHPFLKEANSTALQKAYDNLNAYKMMGKGNGWVKFKSRKNPVQSFRTLNAKIVEGKLKLPKIKSLIPMKYSRKVRGDILTATISRNNSNQYFVSFNVKNSPVKQLKKTNQVVGIDLGLKNLATFSNGFKTGKIHLKEVDNKIRRYNQIISKRVKNGCNWLKAKTKLNQLYWKKKNIINDFLHKTTTRIVQEFDKIYVGNVNSQLGLKNKYLARTTADQHWFEFKRQLEYKSDWYDKHFRVVNEKYTSKTCSNCGYVTEVLDLNIRRWICPDCGCDHDRDVNAARNMKTLNDKQRHSRFFLTVGTTGIAFGKTSKITGGLGIH